The following is a genomic window from Streptomyces lincolnensis.
GGCCGAAGATGCCGTCGAGGTTCTGCCCGTTCGGCTTGACCAGGCGGTGCGAGAGCAGGTGCAGGCGCAGCCAGACGTCGTGGGAGTCCAGCGGCTTGTCGTCGAGGGAGGAGATGACCGTACGGACCGCGACGATCTCGACACCGCGCACCTCGTCCGTGCGCAGGGCGGCCACGCCGTGCTCGCCGAGCAGTTCACGGGTGCGTTCGGCGTCCAGGCGCTCGCTGCCGGCCGGCCCGGGATCGGCGGTGAGCTCCGGCGCGGGGAACCAGGTGTCGAGAACGGTGCCGTCGGCGGCGACGGTGGCGAGGCCGGCGGCAACAGCGCCGGTGGTACGAGGAGCAGTCGTGTCGGTCATGAGGGCAACCTAACCGCCGGGAGGCCGCCTAGGCCAACCAGCGCGGAGGGCGTCTCAGGTGCCGGGCGCGGCCGGTGCCCGCACCCCGGAACGGTGCCTTCCGCGGTGCGGTCGGCCGTGAGGCCGTGGAGCCCCGCCTCGCCCTGTCGTCCGGCGGCCCGCGAACGGTTCACGGACCCGTGGGGATCACTCGGCGCAGTGCTTCCCGCGCGTACTCCTCGTCGTACGACGTACCGGTCAGCAGCACCTGGAGGCAGATGCCGTCCAGCAGCGCGATCAGCGCCCGTACGGTGACCGGGTCGGTGCGGGGCGCGAGCCGCTCGGCGAGGTCGTCGGCCCATTCGGCGGCGACCGGGCGCAGGGCGGGGCGGCGCAGGGCGGCGAGGTAGAGCTCGTACTCCAGCTCGACGCCGGCGCGCTCGCCGGACAGCCACTCGCCCAGCAGGGCGGCGAGTTCGGCGGCCAGGTCGGTGTCCGGGTCGCTCAGGCCGCCACGGTCGGCGGCGGCCTTGGCGAAGCACTCGTTGCTCTGCCGCAGCGCCGCGACGATCAGCTCGTCGAGTGTGGCGAAGTGGTACGTCGTGGAGCCGAGCGGCACGTCGGCCTCGGCGGCGACGGTGCGGTGGGTCAGGCCGGCGAGGCCCTTGTCCCGCACGACCCGGATCGCCGCGTCGATGATCCGCTGCCGTCGCTCGGGGTCGTGGCGCCGGGCCATCAGTGCGCCCCGCCCAGGTTCAGCACGACCACCCCGACGATGATCAGCGCGATTCCGGCGGCCTTGGCGGCGGTCACCCCCTCCCCCAGGAACACGATGCCGATGGTGACGATGGCCGCGGTGCCGATGCCGGCCCAGATCGCGTACGCGGTGCCGACGTTGACGGTCTTCAGCGTCTGGGCGAGCAGCGCGAAGGACACGAGGTAACCGGCGACGGTCAGCAGCGAGGGCAGCAGCCTGCTGAAACCGTCGGTGTACTTCATCGCCGTCGTGGCGGCGACCTCGGCGGCGATGGCGCCGGCGAGCAACAGATATCCCATGTGTACGAGCGTACATAACGGCGCTCTCCCGGGCGAGACGCGGCGGGTGACCGAAAGGGCGGGGATGACGAGGGGGCACCAGGTCGGCCAAGATCCGGGATCGCTCGTTTCAAACGCCTGCCGCCAACTCCCTGGCTCCACTAGTGTTTCACTGTTCACCTACTTCCCCATCACTCCCCATCACAGCCGCAACCGCGACTCGCCGGGCGCCGCTGGAGGAATCGCGCATGCCAATACGCCCGTCCCGCACCCCTCAGAACCAGCCATGGGAGAACGGCTGGTCACCGGAGAGTTCCCGGGTGCCGGGCACGCGACGGCTGTGGCTGGCCGGAGCGATGGCGATAGCCACCGTCGCCGCGTGCGTGACGGCCATCGTCGTGACGGACCAGCACGACGGCGACAACGACGAGTCGGCCGCCCCGAACCCGACGACCTCCGCGTCACCGACCGGCCCCGGCCTCATCTCCTACGCCAGCGACTCCCCGACCCCGACCGCCTCACCGACCCCGAAGCGCGCCAAGCCGTCCGCCAGGCCCAGCACCGGCACCCCCACCGCCCCGCACGGCTCGGCCTCCGCGCCGACCCCCACCGCACCGGCGAAGTCCCCCACCGCCAAGCCCGGTTCACCCCCCGCCAAGCCGTCGACGACCTGGCGCTCGGTCCGCTCGGTCAACTACCCCGACCGCTACTGGCACATCGGCGGCGGCCTGGTGAAGCTCGACCGCGTCGGCGGCTCGGAGTCCCGCGAGGACTCCACCTTCAAACTGGTCAAGGGCCTCGCCGACAGCTCCTGTTACTCCTTCGCCACCTCCGACGGCACCTACCTGCGCCACCGCAGCTTCGTCCTCCGCTCGGAACGCGACGACGGCTCCTCCCTCTTCGACCAGGACGCCACGTTCTGCCCCCGCGGCTCCTACTACTCCGGCGCGATCATGCTGGAGTCGGTCAACTACCCGGGCCGCTTCCTGCGCCACAAGGACTTCACACTCCGCCTGGAGTCGTACCAGCACAGCGGCCAGTACCAGGCGGACGCGGCGTTCCGGGTGGTGGCGGGGCTGGCCTGAGCAGGGGTCGGCCCGAGGGCCACGAACCCCGGGCACACGAAAGCGGCGGCGCCCCTCGGGGCACCGCCGCTTCGACGTACGTACGGGATCTCAGACGTTGAACCCGAGCGCCCGCAGCTGCTCGCGCCCGTCGTCCGTGATCTTGTCGGGGCCCCACGGGGGCATCCAGACCCAGTTGATGCGCAGTTCGTTGACGAGGCCGTCCGTGGCGGACTTGGCCTGGTCCTCGATGACGTCGGTCAGCGGGCAGGCCGCCGAGGTCAGGGTCATGTCGATCGTCGCGATGTTCGCGTCGTCGATGTGGATGCCGTAGATCAGGCCGAGGTTGACGACATCGATGCCCAACTCGGGGTCGACGACGTCGTACAGGGCCTCGCGGACCTCCTCCTCGGAGGCCGGCTTCATCTCCAGGGTCTCGCTCATGCCGTCTTCCTTTCGACGTCGGCGTCGGCGCCCAGCGCCTGGGCCGTCGCGTCCTTCCACGCCATCCAGCTCAGGAGGGCGCACTTGACCCGGGCCGGGTACTTGGAGACACCGGCGAACGCGACCGCGTCCTCCAGCACCTCCTCCATCGCGTCGTCGGGCTCGATCTTCCCCTTGGACTGCATCAGCTCCAGGAAGGTCTCCTGGATCTTCCGCGCGTCGGACAGGTCCTTGCCGACGAGGAGGTCGTTCAGTACGGAGGCCGAGGCCTGGCTGATGGAGCAGCCCTGGCCCTCGTACGAGACGTCCTGGATCGTCGTGCCGTCGTACTTCACACGGAGGGTGATCTCGTCGCCACACGTCGGGTTCACGTGGTGTACCTCGGCGTCGCCATCCCTCAGACCACGCCCGTGCGGGTGCTTGTAGTGGTCCAGGATGACTTCCTGGTACATGGAGTCCAGTTTCACCTTGTCAGCACGCCCCTCAGCCGAAGAAGTTCCGTACGTGCTCCAAGCCGTCGACCAGTGCGTCGATCTCGGCCGGCGTGGAGTACAGATAGAACGACGCTCGCGTGGTCGCAGGAATTCCGTAGCGGAGGCAGACGGGCCGCGCGCAGTGGTGGCCCACACGTACCGCGATGCCCTCCTCGTCGAGGACCTGACCCACGTCGTGCGGGTGGATGTCGCCGAGCGTGAAGGAGATCGCCGCGCCCCGGTCCTCGGCCGTGGTGGGGCCGATGATCCTGAGGTCCGGAACCTCGCCCAGCCGCTTCACCGCGTACTCGGTGAGCGCGTGCTCATGGGCGAGGATCTTGTCCATGCCGATCGCGGACAGGTAGTCGATCGCCGCGCCGAGTCCGACCGCCTGAGCGATCGGCGGGGTGCCCGCCTCGAACTTGTGCGGGGCGGGAGCGTACGTCGACGAGTGCATCGACACCGTCTCGATCATCTCGCCGCCGCCCAGGAACGGGGGCAGGTCCTCCAGGAGCTCCTGACGGCCCCACAGCACGCCGATGCCGGTCGGACCGCACATCTTGTGGCCGGTGAAGGCCACGAAGTCGGCCTGGAGGGCCTGGACGTCCATCGGCATGTGCGGCGCGGCCTGCGAGGCGTCGATGCAGACGAGAGCGCCGACCTCCTGCGCGCGGCGGATTATCGTCTCGACCGGGTTGACCGTGCCCAGGATGTTCGACACCAGCACGAAGGAGACGATCTTCGTCTTCTCCGTGATGATCTCGTCGATGTTGGACAGGTCGAGCCGACCGTCGTCGGTGAGGCCGAACCACTTCAGCTTCGCGCCCGTGCGCTGCGACAGCAGCTGCCACGGCACGATGTTGGAGTGGTGCTCCATCTCCGTGATGACGATCTCGGTCTCGGAGTCCACGCGGTAGGGCTCGTCGGCCCAGCCCAGCATGTTCGCCACGAGGTTCAGCGACTCGGAGGCGTTCTTGGTGAAGATCACCTCGTCGCGGCTGGGCGCGTTGATGAACGCGGCGACCTTGTCGCGCGCGCCCTCGTACAGCGCCGTGGCCTCCTCGGCGAGGACGTGCACGCCACGGTGGACGTTGGCGTTGTAGCGCTCGTAGTACTCGCCCAGGGCGTCCAGCACCTGGCGCGGCTTCTGCGAGGTCGCCGCGTTGTCCAGGTAGACAAGCTTCCGGTCGTCGTGGACCAGTCGGTCCAGGATGGGGAAGTCCTTGCGGATCGCCTCGGTGTCGAGGAGGCCCGACAGCTGTGTCACGCGGATACGCCACCCTTCGTGTAAACCTCGTAGCCCTCGTTCTCCAGCTTGTCGGCGAGCTCGGCGCCGCCGGACTCGACGATGCGGCCGCCGGAGAAGACGTGGACGAAGTCGGGCTTGATGTAGCGCAGGATGCGCGTGTAGTGCGTGATCAGCAGGGTGCCGACCTCGCCGGTCTCGCGGACGCGGTTGACGCCCTCGGAGACGACCCGGAGCGCGTCGACGTCGAGGCCGGAGTCGGTCTCGTCGAGGATCGCGATCTTCGGCTTGAGCAGCTCCAGCTGGAGGATCTCGTGGCGCTTCTTCTCACCGCCGGAGAAGCCCTCGTTGACGTTGCGCTCGGCGAAGGCCGGGTCCATGTTGAGACGCTCCATGGTCTCCCTGACCTCCTTCACCCAGGTACGCAGCTTGGGGGCCTCGCCACGGATGGCGGTGGCGGAGGTGCGGAGGAAGTTGGAGACCGAGACGCCGGGGACCTCGACCGGGTACTGCATCGCCAGGAACAGGCCCGCGCGGGCGCGCTCGTCGACGGACATCTCCAGGACGTCCTCGCCGTCGAGGGTGACGGTGCCGCCGGTGATCGTGTACTTGGGGTGACCCGCGAGGGAGTAGGCGAGGGTCGACTTGCCGGAGCCGTTGGGGCCCATGATGGCGTGCGTCTCGCCCTGCTTCACGGTGAGGTCGACGCCCTTGAGGATCTCCTTGGTGGAGTTGTCGGCCTCGACGGTGACGTGCAGGTCTCGGATTTCAAGCGTTGCCATGGGTGCCTCAGGACTCCTGGGAAAGGGAGACGAGCACATCGTCCCCTTCGATCTGTACGGGGTATACGGGAACGGGGCGCGTCGCGGGAAGGCCGGACGGCTTGCCGGTGCGGAGGTCGAACGCGGAGCCGTGCAGCCAGCACTCGATCTGGCAGTCCTCCACCTCGCCCTCGGAGAGCGAGACGTTCGCGTGCGAGCAGATGTCGTTGATCGCGAACACCTCGCCCTCGGTGCGGACGACCGAGACCGGCGTGCCGTCGAGTTCCACCCGCTTCGGGGTGTCCTCCTCCAGCTCGCTGAGGCCACAGGCGCGTACGAAAGCCATCAGACTGTGGCCTCCAGCTCCTCGTCGATCTTCACGAGAAGGCGCTCTTCGATGTCGTCCACGCCGATCTGCTGGACCAGTTCGGCGAAGAAGCCGCGGACCACCAGGCGACGGGCCTCGTCGGCGGGGATGCCGCGGGCCATCAGGTAGAAGAGCTGCTCGTCGTCGAAGCGGCCGGTCGCACTCGCGTGACCCGCTCCGACGATCTCGCCGGTCTCGATCTCCAGGTTCGGCACCGAGTCGACCCGGGCGCCGTCCGTCAGGACGAGGTTCCGGTTCATCTCGTAGGTGTCCGTGCCCTCGGCCTTGGCCTCGATGAGCACGTCACCGATCCACACCGCGTGGGCGCCCTCGCCCTGGAGCGCGCCCTTGTAGACGACGTTGGACTTGCAGTGCGGGACGTTGTGGTCGACCAGGAGGCGGTGCTCCTGGTGCTGGCCGGCGTCCGTGAAGTACAGACCGAGCAGTTCGGCCTCGCCACCGGGACCGGCGTACGCGACGCGCGGGTGGAGGCGGACGAGGTCGCCGCCGAAGGTCACGACGACCGACCTGAAGGAGGCGTCGCGGCCGATCAGCGCGTTGTGCTGGGCCACGTGCACGGCCTTGTCGTCCCAGTCCTGGACGGAGACGACGGTCAGCTTGGCGCCGTCCCCGAGGACGTAGTCGACGTTGGCGGCGAGCACGGCGTCACCGGTGTGGTCGATGACGACGACGGCCTCGGCGAAGGCGCCCAGCTCGATCACCTGGTGGGCGAAGGCGGTGCCGCCCTCGCCGTGCACGGCGATACGGATCGGCTCGGTGAGCACCGTCTCCTTGGGGACGGTGACCACGCCGGCCTTCTCGAACGCCGAGTACGCCTGGGCGGCGATGCGGTCCACCGGGGTGCCGGCCCTGCCGACCCGGGCGTCGTCACGGCCGACGGTCTCGATCGTGACGCCCTCGGGCGCCTCGATGGCGACCTTCAGGCCGTCGCCGGTGGCGACCGCGGTGCCGTCGTGCAGGCCGCGCAGCCGCTCCAGCGGGGTGAACCGCCACTCCTCCTCGCGGCCGTGCGGGACGGGGAAGTCCTGCACGTCGAAGGAGGGGGGCGCGCTCATGCGCGTGGCGACGGTCGACTCGGCGGCAACGGCCACCGCGCCGGCGGTGGTGCTGCCCACCGGGATGTTCTGAGCCTCAGCCATGGCTGTCGGTCTGCTCTCTTCCTGCGTAAGTGACTTGATGGAGACGGCCGTTGCTTAGCCGACCGCGCCTTCCATCTGGAGCTCGATCAGCCGGTTGAGCTCAAGGGCGTACTCCATGGGCAGTTCCTTCGCGATCGGCTCCACGAAGCCGCGCACGATCATCGCCATCGCCTCGAACTCGGTCAGACCGCGGCTCATCAGGTAGAAGAGCTGGTCCTCGGAGACCTTGGAGACGGTCGCCTCGTGGCCCATGGACACGTCGTCCTCGCGGACGTCCACGTAGGGGTACGTGTCCGAGCGGGAGATGGTGTCGACGAGCAGCGCGTCGCACAGCACGTTCGACTTGGAGCCGTGGGCGCCCTCGCCGATCTCGACGAGACCGCGGTAGGAGGTGCGGCCGCCGCCTCGCGCCACCGACTTGGAGACGATGTTGGAGGAGGTGTTCGGCGCCATGTGGACCATCTTGGAGCCGGCGTCCTGGTGCTGGCCCTCGCCCGCGAAGGCGATGGACAGGGTCTCGCCCTTGGCGTGCTCGCCCATCAGGTAGACGGCCGGGTACTTCATCGTCACCTTGGAGCCGATGTTGCCGTCGATCCACTCCATGGTCGCGCCCTCGTACGCCACGGCGCGCTTGGTGACCAGGTTGTAGACGTTGTTCGACCAGTTCTGGATGGTCGTGTAACGGCAGCGGGCGTTCTTCTTGACGATGATCTCGACGACCGCGGAGTGCAGCGAGTCCGACTTGTAGATCGGGGCGGTGCAGCCCTCGACGTAGTGCACGTAGGCACCCTCGTCGACGATGATCAGGGTCCGCTCGAACTGGCCCATGTTCTCCGTGTTGATGCGGAAGTAGGCCTGGAGCGGGATCTCGACCTGCACGCCCGGCGGCACGTAGATGAAGGAGCCGCCCGACCACACCGCGGTGTTCAGGGAGGCGAACTTGTTGTCACCGACCGGGATGACGGTCCCGAAGTACTCCTTGAAGAGCTCCGGGTGCTCCTTCAGGGCGGTGTCGGTGTCGAGGAAGATGACGCCCTGCTCCTCCAGGTCCTCGCGGATCTGGTGGTAGACGACCTCGGACTCGTACTGGGCCGCGACACCGGCGACGAGGCGCTGCTTCTCCGCCTCCGGGATGCCGAGCTTGTCGTACGTGTTCTTGATGTCCTCGGGCAGGTCCTCCCAGGACTCCGCCTGCTTCTCCGTGGACCGTACGAAGTACTTGATGTTGTCGAAGTCGATACCGGAGAGGTCCGAGCCCCAGTTCGGCATGGGCTTCTTGTCGAACAGGCGCAGGCCCTTGAGACGGAGCTTGGTCATCCACTCCGGCTCGGACTTCTTCGCGGAGATGTCCTTGACGACATCCTCGCTCAGACCGCGCTTCGCAGAGGCGCCGGCTACGTCGGAGTCGGCCCAGCCGTATTCGTACGTACCCAGACCCTCGAGTTCGGGGTGGGCAGTCTCCGTGGGGAGAGTCATGCGGGGTTCCTCCCGGCCGTGCTTGCGGATGCGTTATGTGTGGTTGTGGAAATCTTCGGGATGAACGTCGTGCAGACGCCGTCGCCGTGCGCGATGGTCGCCAGCCGCTGGACGTGTGTGCCGAGCAGCTGCGAGAAGATCTCGGTCTCCGCCTCGCAGAGCTGCGGGAACTTCTCCGCGACGTGGGCCACCGGGCAGTGGTGCTGGCAGAGCTGCTCGCCCGTGTGCGGGAGGGGGGCGCTGCGCGCCGTAGCAGCGTACCCGTCCGCGCTCAGGGCCTTGGCCAGGGCTTCGGTGCGCTGCTCCGGCGGGGCCGCGTCTATCGCCTCGCGGTACGAGGCCGCCTGCTCGGCGATCCTCGCGCGGGCGAAGGCGACGACGGCCTCGTCCCCGCCGAGCCGGTCCCGGATCCAGTTCAGGGCGTCGGCGGCGAGCTTGTCGTAGGACTGGTCGAAGGCGTCCCGGCCGCAGTCGGTCAGCGCGAACACCTTCGCGGGGCGGCCGCGGCCGCGCGCTCCGTAGACCCGCTGCTCGCGTGCCTCCACGACGTCGTCGGCGACCAGTGCGTCCAGATGCCGGCGTACGGCCGCGGAGGTGAGCCCGAGACGTCCGGCCAGCTCGGTCACGGTCGACGGCCCGTGGTCCAGGATGGACCGCGCGACCCGGTTGCGCGTCGAGCGCTCACCGGTCGCTAGCTCCTCCTGCGGGGCCCCCATGGGGGTCTCCCGAGCCTCGCCGACGTTTTTCACAACGCCATTGTTGCGTAATTCCTCTGGGCCAGGCAAGCCGCGTCCCGCGCACCGGACGGTGCCCTGCGTCACTTAGGTTTACCTAATCTGACCTGCGCAAACGATCTCTGATCGATCAAATGGGTGGCATCACCGGGCCCGGTCCGGGACACTCCGGAGACATGCCCACACCCCCTCCGACCGGCCCACTTGTCACTCGCGACACCATCGCCTCGGGATTGCGCGACATGGGCGTCCGCCCCGGCGAAACCCTCCTCCTCCACTCTTCCCTGAGCGCGCTCGGCTGGGTCTGCGGAGGCTCCGTCACGGTCGTCCGGGGAATTCTCGACGCCCTGGGCCATCAGGGCACACTCGCGGTCCCCACCCAGACCGGCGACCTCTCGGACCCGGCCCTGTGGAGCAGTCCGCCGGTGCCCCGGGAGTGGTGGGAGACGATCCGGGCCACGATGCCCGTCTACGACCCTCTCCTCACGCCCTCCCGCGGAGTCGGCGTGATCCCGGAGACCGTGCGGACCTGGCCGAGCGCCCGGCGCAGCGCGCACCCGCAGACCTCGTTCGCCGCCGTGGGCCCGCGCGCGGCGGAGATCGTCGACGGGCACGCGACCGACTGCCGTCTCGGCGAGCGGAGCCCTCTGGCCCGGCTGGAGGCGCTCGACGCCCGGGTGCTGCTGCTCGGCGCCGGCTACGGCACCTGCACCGCCTTCCACCTCGCCGAGTACCGCATCCCCTCGCCGCTGGTGAAGGTGGGCCGCCCGGGCCCGGCGGGCTGGGAGGTGGTGACCGAGGTGTCGATCAGTTCGGACCGGTTCGACGAGCTGGGCTGGGACTTCGAACGGGACCGCCCCGTCGTACGGGGACGGGTGGGCGCGGCCGACGTACGGCTGTTCCCGATCGCCGACGCGGTGGCGTACGCGCGGCGGTGGCTGGCCGTGCACCGGCCCCGTGAGGAGGAGATCGCGCACCCGCCGCTCTGAGGCCCGCCGCACGAACCTAGACTCGGGCCCATGCGAAGTGAGCCCGTGGTCCAGGTCCAGGCCCTGGTGAAGCGGTACGGCACGAAGACCGCGGTGGACGGCCTCGACCTGGTGGCCGAAGCGGGTGTGACCGCCGTACTCGGTCCCAACGGTGCGGGCAAGACGACCACGGTGGAGAGCTGCGAGGGATACCGCCGACCCGACTCCGGCACGGTGCGTGTGCTGGGCCTGGACCCGGTCCGACAGTCCCGCGAACTGCGTCCCCGCATCGGCGTGATGCTCCAGTCCGGCGGGGTCTACTCGGGCGCGCGGGCCGACGAGATGCTCCGGCATGTAGCGAAGCTGCACGCCCATCCGCTGGACGTGGACGTGCTCATCGAGCGCCTGGGACTCGGCGGGTGCGGCCGGACGACGTACCGCCGCCTCTCCGGCGGCCAGCAGCAGCGCCTCGCGCTGGCGATGGCGGTGGTCGGCCGCCCGGAACTGGTGTTCCTCGACGAGCCGACCGCCGGGCTGGACCCGCAGGCCCGTCGCGCCACCTGGGACCTGGTCCGCGATCTGCGCGCCGACGGCGTCTCGGTCATCCTCACCACGCACCACATGGACGAGGCCGAGCAGCTCGCCGACGACGTCGCGATCATCGACGCGGGCCGGGTCATCGCCCACGGCTCCCCGGAGGAGCTGTGCCGCGGCGGCGCCGAGAACACCCTCCGCTTCTCCGGCCGCCCCGGCCTGGACGTGGGCTCCCTGCTCAAGGCCCTGCCCGCGGACTCCTCGGCGGCCGAGCTGACACCGGGCTCCTACCGGGTCGTCGGCAAGGTCGACCCGCAGCTCCTCGCGACGGTCACCTCCTGGTGCGCCCAGCACGGCGTGATGCCGGAGAGGATCTCGGTCGAACGGCACACCCTCGAAGACGTGTTCCTGGAGCTGACCGGCAAGGAGCTGCGCTCATGACGGTAGGTACCTTCACGCCGAGGCCGGGCGCGGCCCCCCTGGGGCGCATGATCATGGCGCAGGCCGCGCTGGAGACGAAGATGCTCCTGCGCAACGGCGAGCAGCTGCTGCTGACGGTCGTGATCCCCACGCTGCTGCTGGTGCTGTTCAGCACGGTGGACGTCGTGGACACGGGCGCGGGTGAGGCCGTGGACTTCCTGGCCCCCGGCATCCTCGCGCTGGCGGTCATGTCCACCGCCTTCACCGGCCAGGCCATCGCCACGGGCTTCGAACGCCGCTACGGCGTCCTGAAGCGCCTCGCCTCCTCCCCGCTCCCCCGCTGGGGCCTGATGACCGCCAAGACGATCTCCGTACTGGCCACGGAGATCCTCCAGATCATCCTGCTGACGGTGATCGCCCTCACCCTCGGCTGGTCCCCGCACGGCAACCCCTTCGCCGTCCTGCTCCTCCTGGTCCTCGGTACGGCCGCCTTCTCCGGCCTCGGCCTGCTGATGGCCGGCACCCTCAAGGCCGAGGCCACCCTCGGCGCCGCCAACCTGGTCTTCATCCTGCTGCTCGTGGGCGGCGGCGTGATCGTCCCACTGGACAAGTTCCCGCCGGGCGCGCAGGACGTACTGGGCCTGCTACCGATCACAGCGCTGTCGGAGGGCCTGCGCGATGTGTTGCAGCACGGGGCGGGGGTGCCGTGGGGCGACCTGGGAATCCTGAGCGTGTGGGCGGTTCTGGGACTCGCGGCCGCCGGCAGGTTCTTCCGCTGGGAGTGATCAGCGGACCCACATCTGGGAGACGAGGGGGCCGAAGCCGAGGGTGGTCTGGTAGTTGCCGAGGCGGGTTGAGGTGAAGGAGACCTGTTTGACGTTGGCCACCGGGATCCAGACGGCCTCGTCGACGGTCATGCGGTCGACCTGCTCCCACAGTCGACCGGCCCGGGCGGAGTCGGAGACCTCGGCGGCCTGGGCGGAGGCGACGAGGCGGTCGAAGGCGGGGGAACAGTACTCGGCGAGGTTCGGGTTGTTACCACCGTCGGCCGGACGAAAGCCGTCGCAGGTGAGGCTGGGCGTGAAGTACGTGGAGGCGGACGGATAGTCGGGCCACCACGCGTTGAACATCAGCTGCGCCCGCGTACGTGAGTCCCCCACGGTGTCCCAGTACGTCTCGTCCTTGGGCAGGACGTGCAGGGTGGCCCGGTAGCCGAGTTCCTTCAGGAGGTCCACGAAGTAGGAGGCGACACGGCGGGGCGACTCCACGCTCCAGGTCCACACGCCGACCTCCATGCCCACGGTGCCCGACGCCTTGACCAGCTCCCTGGCGCGATCGAGGTCGGGTCCGGACCACCGGCCGCCGGGGCCGGGGGCGCGCGTGTACGGACAATAGGGGCGGTAGCCGGGATACCCCGGCGGCAGGGTCTGGCAGGTCACGGACGCGATCTCACGCCCACCCATCAAGGTCACCAGCCTGTTGCGGTCGACGGCGTAGGAGAGGGCCTGGCGGACCCGCTTGTCGTCGAAGGGCGGCACTCGGGTGTTGAAACTCTCGTAGATCATGAGGAACGCGGGGTCGGAGCGGAGCCGGCCCGGGTAGCGCACGGCGAGCCGCCGCAGGTCGAGCAGTCGGGGATGACTGTTGAGATAGATCGCGAGGTCCGCCCGGCCGGCGTTGACCTCCGCGATCTGTTTCTCGGCCGTCGCGACCGTCCGCCAGCGGATGACGTCGGCGTAGCCCTCCGGCTGGGCGACATGGGACCACTGCCGGAAGTGCGGGTTCCGTACGAGGGTGAGCTGCTTCCCTTTCCGGTATTCGGAGATCCGGTACGGACCGGTCGAGGGAACGGGCCGGTCGCCGACGCCCTCGTCCGAGGTGCCCGGTGGCGTCGGTACGACGAACAGAGTGAGCTTGCCCAGGAAGTCCGGGTCGGGCTCAGTCAGCCGGAAGGTGACCGTGGACGCCGTGTCGTCGGTGACGATCCCCCGTGAAAGGTCGCAGCGTTCGGGGTGGTCCAGGCACGCGGCCCCGCCGATGACCCTCGTGAAGTACACGGGGTTTCCCCCGCCGACGGTCAGCACCCGCTCGACGCCCCGGCGGAAGTCCGAGGCCTTGACGAGTCTGCCGTCGGAATAGCGGATCCCCCGCCGCAGGGTGAAGGTGTAGGTGCGCCCACCGTCGGCGGGTCTCGGGAGTTCGGTCGCCAGGTCCGGGATGAGCGTGAGTTCCGAACCGCCGGGCACCTGACGCCACCCGACGAGATGGTCGTAGACCACGCTGAGCGCGAGGACCGCCTCCCCGACATAGACGTTCGCCGGATCGATACCCGCCTCGGCGGCCCCGCCGAACCCCAGCACGGTCAACGTCCCGCCCCGATGCGCCGCCGAGGCGAACGCCCGCGCCCCCACCCACACCGTCTCCCCGGCCAGCGCCAGCCCCCGCGGCGAACCACCCGTACGTACGGTCCGCACCGGCCGTGCCGTCCGCGGATCCAGCCGCACCACCGTCGCGTCGTACTCGTTGCTCACCCACACCCCGTCCGGCCCCGCCGCCACCGTGCGGGGCCCGTCGCCGACCTCGTGCGAGGTGACGACACCGGAACGCGTGTCGATACGGGAGACGGTGAGTGAGAGCCCGTTGGCGACCCAGACCGC
Proteins encoded in this region:
- a CDS encoding DMT family transporter; protein product: MGYLLLAGAIAAEVAATTAMKYTDGFSRLLPSLLTVAGYLVSFALLAQTLKTVNVGTAYAIWAGIGTAAIVTIGIVFLGEGVTAAKAAGIALIIVGVVVLNLGGAH
- a CDS encoding cysteine desulfurase — protein: MTQLSGLLDTEAIRKDFPILDRLVHDDRKLVYLDNAATSQKPRQVLDALGEYYERYNANVHRGVHVLAEEATALYEGARDKVAAFINAPSRDEVIFTKNASESLNLVANMLGWADEPYRVDSETEIVITEMEHHSNIVPWQLLSQRTGAKLKWFGLTDDGRLDLSNIDEIITEKTKIVSFVLVSNILGTVNPVETIIRRAQEVGALVCIDASQAAPHMPMDVQALQADFVAFTGHKMCGPTGIGVLWGRQELLEDLPPFLGGGEMIETVSMHSSTYAPAPHKFEAGTPPIAQAVGLGAAIDYLSAIGMDKILAHEHALTEYAVKRLGEVPDLRIIGPTTAEDRGAAISFTLGDIHPHDVGQVLDEEGIAVRVGHHCARPVCLRYGIPATTRASFYLYSTPAEIDALVDGLEHVRNFFG
- a CDS encoding AbfB domain-containing protein; this translates as MPIRPSRTPQNQPWENGWSPESSRVPGTRRLWLAGAMAIATVAACVTAIVVTDQHDGDNDESAAPNPTTSASPTGPGLISYASDSPTPTASPTPKRAKPSARPSTGTPTAPHGSASAPTPTAPAKSPTAKPGSPPAKPSTTWRSVRSVNYPDRYWHIGGGLVKLDRVGGSESREDSTFKLVKGLADSSCYSFATSDGTYLRHRSFVLRSERDDGSSLFDQDATFCPRGSYYSGAIMLESVNYPGRFLRHKDFTLRLESYQHSGQYQADAAFRVVAGLA
- a CDS encoding metal-sulfur cluster assembly factor, with the protein product MSETLEMKPASEEEVREALYDVVDPELGIDVVNLGLIYGIHIDDANIATIDMTLTSAACPLTDVIEDQAKSATDGLVNELRINWVWMPPWGPDKITDDGREQLRALGFNV
- the sufU gene encoding Fe-S cluster assembly sulfur transfer protein SufU, with the translated sequence MKLDSMYQEVILDHYKHPHGRGLRDGDAEVHHVNPTCGDEITLRVKYDGTTIQDVSYEGQGCSISQASASVLNDLLVGKDLSDARKIQETFLELMQSKGKIEPDDAMEEVLEDAVAFAGVSKYPARVKCALLSWMAWKDATAQALGADADVERKTA
- a CDS encoding TetR/AcrR family transcriptional regulator codes for the protein MARRHDPERRQRIIDAAIRVVRDKGLAGLTHRTVAAEADVPLGSTTYHFATLDELIVAALRQSNECFAKAAADRGGLSDPDTDLAAELAALLGEWLSGERAGVELEYELYLAALRRPALRPVAAEWADDLAERLAPRTDPVTVRALIALLDGICLQVLLTGTSYDEEYAREALRRVIPTGP
- a CDS encoding bifunctional 3-phenylpropionate/cinnamic acid dioxygenase ferredoxin subunit, with the translated sequence MAFVRACGLSELEEDTPKRVELDGTPVSVVRTEGEVFAINDICSHANVSLSEGEVEDCQIECWLHGSAFDLRTGKPSGLPATRPVPVYPVQIEGDDVLVSLSQES
- the sufC gene encoding Fe-S cluster assembly ATPase SufC, which encodes MATLEIRDLHVTVEADNSTKEILKGVDLTVKQGETHAIMGPNGSGKSTLAYSLAGHPKYTITGGTVTLDGEDVLEMSVDERARAGLFLAMQYPVEVPGVSVSNFLRTSATAIRGEAPKLRTWVKEVRETMERLNMDPAFAERNVNEGFSGGEKKRHEILQLELLKPKIAILDETDSGLDVDALRVVSEGVNRVRETGEVGTLLITHYTRILRYIKPDFVHVFSGGRIVESGGAELADKLENEGYEVYTKGGVSA